Proteins from one Nicotiana tabacum cultivar K326 chromosome 23, ASM71507v2, whole genome shotgun sequence genomic window:
- the LOC107784049 gene encoding uncharacterized protein LOC107784049, with translation MPKPGPRPYECVRKAWHSDRHQPIRGSLIQEIFRIVNEIHGSATKKNKEWQEKLPIVVLRAEEILYSKANSEAEYMDLKTLWDRLRDAIDTIIRRDDSTESESRDLLQPCIEAALHLGCSPKRLSRSQRNSSPRYYLSPLTPESNSGNSHDKNRGNPIPSSPFFSKDHKFISATIKIPNPSSSEANKMFPFSTLKFPPSVGIQTLPMQTARASPNSCSMYPLYYGSQFEPSGHKFGSRRDPDSNAMLVDDNKRFAPRNPQSCNLNASNVASRADCEDVIGCDLSLRLGSFVVPCTSVDNTLPEKNKDGDICKLNDLTPQFNRGLSFFFKENADKNQLESSSRKTSSNGKNMKVASVLEKRKLVEDQQIYWPVKLPFTKFRS, from the exons ATGCCTAAACCTGGTCCAAGACCCTATGAATGTGTTAGGAAAGCTTGGCATAGTGATAGACACCAACCAATCAGAGGTTCCCTTATTCAAGAAATTTTCAg GATTGTGAATGAGATACATGGTTCAGCAACTAAGAAGAACAAGGAATGGCAAGAGAAGCTCCCTATAGTTGTCTTGAGAGCTGAGGAAATTTTGTATTCCAAGGCCAATTCTGAG GCTGAATATATGGATCTTAAAACTCTTTGGGATAGATTGCGTGATGCAATTGACACTATTATTAGAAGAGATGATAGTACTGAATCAGAATCTAGAGACCTCTTGCAACCTTGCATTGAAG CTGCTTTGCATTTGGGTTGCTCTCCAAAAAGATTATCAAGAAGCCAAAGGAACAGTTCTCCAAGATATTATCTAAGCCCTTTAACTCCAGAGTCTAACTCTGGAAATTCCCATGACAAAAATAGAGGAAATCCTATTCCTAGCAGTCCatttttctccaaagatcataAATTTATATCAGCCACAATAAAAATTCCAAACCCTTCTAGCTCAGAAGCTAACAAAATGTTTCCTTTCTCAACTCTGAAATTTCCTCCATCTGTTGGTATACAAACTTTGCCAATGCAGACTGCTCGTGCCTCGCCTAATTCTTGTTCTATGTATCCTTTGTATTACGGTTCTCAATTTGAACCTTCTGGTCACAAATTTGGCTCTAGACGTGATCCCGATTCAAATGCTATGCTTGTGGATGATAACAAGAGGTTTGCTCCAAGAAATCCTCAGTCATGTAACTTAAACGCTTCAAACGTAGCTTCTCGGGCAGATTGTGAAGATGTAATTGGGTGTGACTTATCGCTGCGTTTGGGTTCTTTTGTGGTTCCGTGCACTAGTGTTGACAACACTTTGCCTGAGAAGAACAAAGATGGTGATATATGCAAGTTGAATGATCTAACTCCACAATTCAACAGAGGTTTGTCTTTCTTCTTTAAGGAAAATGCTGATAAAAATCAGCTCGAATCATCTTCAAGAAAAACGAGCTCCAATGGAAAAAATATGAAAGTAGCGTCAGTTTTGGAAAAGCGAAAGCTCGTTGAGGATCAGCAGATTTATTGGCCGGTGAAGCTCCCTTTTACCAAGTTCAGGTCATAG